In the genome of Croceimicrobium hydrocarbonivorans, one region contains:
- a CDS encoding glycosyltransferase family 2 protein yields MQQAKVSFLTVNYKQSAVTLDLVSSLEKMTYSNWECIVVDNASESQELEQALSEKPQFKCLRSTENLGFAGGNNLGLPLCDGDYIFLINNDTEVPENFLEPILEFASGLDNLGALSPMIRYFDEPQKIQFAGCTEMNKITLRNSGIGDGELDEGQYTKAYPVPFCHGAAMMVPRAVIDKVGEMRDDYFLYYEELDWCERIRQAGYENWYCGYSFLWHKESVSTGRNSPLKTYYLTRNRLLFARRNYAAFTQLLNYLYFGLVALPKNLISFGLRKEFEQARAFWRGYVYNLTHKASDSADRY; encoded by the coding sequence GTGCAGCAAGCAAAAGTTTCTTTTCTGACCGTAAACTACAAGCAATCAGCAGTTACGCTCGATTTAGTGAGCTCTTTAGAAAAGATGACTTATTCGAATTGGGAATGTATTGTGGTAGATAATGCGAGCGAGTCTCAAGAATTAGAGCAAGCTTTATCCGAAAAGCCACAATTTAAATGCCTTAGATCGACAGAAAATCTAGGTTTTGCCGGTGGTAATAATTTAGGCCTCCCTCTTTGCGATGGGGACTATATATTCCTGATTAATAATGATACCGAGGTTCCGGAAAATTTCTTGGAGCCCATTCTAGAATTCGCTTCAGGCCTGGATAATTTGGGAGCACTTAGCCCGATGATTCGCTACTTTGATGAACCACAGAAAATCCAATTTGCTGGTTGCACGGAGATGAATAAAATCACCCTTCGTAATTCAGGAATAGGGGATGGTGAATTGGATGAAGGACAGTATACCAAAGCTTATCCCGTACCTTTTTGCCATGGGGCCGCTATGATGGTACCGCGAGCAGTGATCGATAAAGTAGGGGAGATGCGCGATGATTATTTTCTCTACTATGAGGAGCTGGATTGGTGCGAAAGAATTAGGCAAGCGGGCTACGAAAATTGGTATTGCGGCTACTCATTTCTCTGGCATAAAGAGTCGGTATCTACCGGAAGAAACAGCCCCCTGAAAACCTATTACCTCACCCGAAACCGACTCTTATTTGCGCGTCGGAATTATGCTGCCTTCACCCAGCTGTTAAATTACCTCTACTTTGGATTGGTGGCCCTTCCAAAAAATTTAATCAGCTTTGGATTGAGAAAGGAATTTGAACAAGCCCGTGCCTTTTGGCGAGGCTATGTATATAATTTAACCCACAAAGCAAGCGATAGTGCGGATAGGTATTGA
- a CDS encoding glycosyltransferase family 4 protein: MRIGIEAQRIFREKKHGMDFVVLELIRELQHIDQENEYFIFVNEGPDNQVIQESSNFKIIEFGGSYPIWEQIKLPRMAKKYQLDILHCTSNTAPVFCPVPLVVTIHDIIYMEVKNVMGKGYTPYQLFGNLYRKAVVSRLVNRARKIITVSNYERQTIHNYFKDLPTENLIAVYNGVSKHFKPVEDEKELERITQKYQLPDNYVLFLGNTDPKKNTANTLVAFAEYCHRYGHDYKLMVGDLDREVIRKHLQEAGLEAELDQIQNTGYIPNAEMPALISKAKVFLYPSLRESFGIPLLEAMACATPVLSGQTSSLPEVAADAALLVDVTKPENITEGLHQLISDSTLSQSLVEKGLQRSKSFSWENTARETLRVYTQLMDAHA; this comes from the coding sequence GTGCGGATAGGTATTGAAGCCCAAAGGATCTTTCGAGAAAAGAAACACGGAATGGATTTCGTGGTGCTGGAATTGATCCGGGAACTGCAACATATTGACCAGGAAAACGAGTACTTCATTTTTGTGAATGAGGGGCCCGACAACCAGGTTATTCAGGAAAGTTCCAATTTTAAGATTATTGAATTTGGAGGATCCTATCCCATTTGGGAGCAAATTAAGCTTCCGCGGATGGCCAAGAAGTACCAGCTGGATATTTTGCACTGCACCTCCAATACCGCACCGGTATTTTGTCCGGTACCCCTGGTGGTAACCATCCATGATATCATTTATATGGAGGTGAAAAATGTGATGGGCAAGGGTTATACCCCCTATCAACTTTTTGGGAACCTCTATCGGAAGGCGGTGGTGAGCCGACTCGTAAACCGAGCGCGGAAGATTATTACCGTTTCCAATTATGAACGCCAAACCATCCATAATTACTTTAAAGATTTACCTACCGAAAATCTAATTGCGGTGTACAATGGTGTGAGCAAACACTTCAAGCCGGTAGAAGATGAAAAGGAATTGGAGCGCATCACCCAGAAATATCAATTGCCAGATAATTATGTGCTCTTTTTAGGGAATACCGACCCCAAAAAGAACACCGCCAATACCCTAGTGGCTTTCGCTGAATATTGTCATCGCTATGGTCATGACTATAAACTGATGGTTGGCGACTTAGACCGAGAGGTAATCCGCAAACATCTGCAGGAAGCAGGCTTGGAAGCCGAATTGGATCAGATTCAAAACACAGGCTATATACCCAATGCAGAGATGCCCGCCTTAATTAGCAAGGCCAAAGTGTTTCTCTATCCCAGCTTACGCGAAAGTTTTGGAATTCCGCTTTTGGAAGCCATGGCTTGTGCAACTCCGGTATTAAGTGGTCAAACCTCCAGCTTACCAGAAGTCGCAGCAGATGCGGCCTTATTAGTGGATGTTACTAAGCCCGAAAATATTACCGAAGGACTGCATCAATTGATCAGCGATTCGACCCTAAGTCAAAGTCTGGTAGAAAAGGGCTTGCAACGCAGTAAATCTTTCAGTTGGGAGAATACTGCGCGTGAGACCTTAAGAGTATACACCCAACTAATGGACGCGCATGCCTAA